A region from the Leptolyngbya iicbica LK genome encodes:
- a CDS encoding MFS transporter — translation MLVELFSKATQGRYRILHLTWFAFFLTFVIWFNFPPFATTIAQDFGLEPAQVGTIGLCNVALTVPARIIIGMLLDKYGPRLTYSALLVYALIPCTIFATAQSFNQLVLGRLLMGIVGAGFVIGIRMTAEWFPPKEVGTAEGIYGGWGNFGSAFSAFTMVLFGLALAFLPGAFQFPEQETFRVLLFPPFQTDILNWRAAILGTGIIGALYGIFYYFNVTDTPPGKVYQRPKSARGMEVTSVRDFWFLLIMNIPLTAILMVLAWRLTKVNFLTTGGMYIAWACLIALYAFQTYNCWTVNKDLLSGDKVYPPEERYRFKQVAMLELTYIVNFGSELAVVTMLPAFFEGTFGLDKATAGTIAASYAFMNLMSRPGGGLISDKMGSRKWTMVVLTAGMGLGYLMMSTVSGAWPLPLAVLLTMACSFFVQSSEGATFAMVPLVKRKVTGQIAGNVGAYGNVGAVAYLTMRLLFTDGSAAANGGEAVMSVVNAQFFQLLGIAGLIVAFLCVFFLEEPKGSFAEFHEGEDPGMHPHPSALPEEQSARLM, via the coding sequence ATGCTCGTTGAGTTGTTTTCTAAAGCAACTCAGGGAAGGTACAGAATCCTGCACCTGACCTGGTTTGCGTTCTTCCTAACTTTTGTTATTTGGTTTAACTTTCCACCGTTTGCCACCACGATCGCCCAAGACTTTGGTCTCGAGCCTGCCCAGGTCGGCACCATTGGTCTGTGTAACGTGGCGTTGACGGTGCCAGCGCGCATCATCATCGGCATGCTGCTAGATAAGTATGGCCCGCGCCTCACTTACTCGGCGCTGTTAGTTTATGCCCTGATTCCCTGTACGATTTTTGCCACGGCTCAAAGCTTCAACCAGTTAGTGCTGGGTCGCTTGCTGATGGGGATTGTCGGCGCCGGGTTCGTGATTGGCATCCGCATGACCGCTGAGTGGTTCCCTCCAAAAGAAGTGGGGACTGCCGAAGGGATTTACGGCGGTTGGGGTAACTTTGGTTCCGCCTTCTCAGCGTTCACCATGGTGTTGTTTGGTTTGGCCTTGGCATTTTTGCCCGGTGCTTTCCAATTCCCCGAGCAAGAAACTTTCCGCGTCTTGCTGTTCCCTCCCTTCCAAACGGATATTTTGAACTGGCGAGCCGCCATCTTGGGCACGGGCATCATCGGCGCGCTCTACGGGATCTTCTACTACTTCAACGTCACGGATACCCCGCCTGGCAAGGTGTATCAGCGTCCCAAGAGTGCACGCGGCATGGAAGTCACCTCCGTTCGTGACTTCTGGTTCCTGCTCATCATGAATATTCCCCTGACCGCCATTCTCATGGTCTTGGCATGGCGGCTGACCAAGGTCAACTTCTTGACCACCGGGGGCATGTACATTGCCTGGGCTTGCTTAATTGCCCTTTACGCTTTCCAAACGTACAACTGCTGGACCGTTAATAAGGATCTCCTGTCCGGTGACAAGGTCTACCCGCCCGAAGAGCGCTATCGCTTTAAGCAAGTGGCCATGCTGGAGTTGACCTACATTGTGAACTTCGGTTCTGAACTCGCGGTTGTCACCATGCTGCCCGCTTTCTTTGAAGGGACTTTTGGTCTTGATAAAGCGACTGCTGGCACGATCGCCGCTAGCTATGCCTTTATGAACCTGATGTCTCGTCCCGGCGGGGGCCTCATCTCTGACAAGATGGGCAGCCGTAAATGGACGATGGTGGTACTGACTGCGGGCATGGGCCTCGGCTACCTCATGATGAGCACCGTGAGTGGGGCATGGCCATTACCGCTGGCGGTATTGCTGACGATGGCTTGTTCATTCTTTGTGCAGTCTTCCGAAGGGGCGACCTTTGCCATGGTGCCTTTGGTCAAGCGCAAGGTGACAGGGCAGATTGCTGGTAACGTTGGCGCTTACGGCAACGTGGGTGCAGTCGCTTACCTGACTATGCGCCTCCTCTTTACGGATGGTTCTGCTGCGGCTAATGGTGGCGAAGCGGTTATGTCAGTCGTGAACGCGCAGTTCTTCCAGCTCTTGGGGATTGCCGGTTTGATTGTGGCTTTCCTTTGCGTCTTCTTCCTCGAAGAGCCCAAGGGTTCCTTTGCAGAGTTCCACGAAGGCGAAGATCCGGGGATGCATCCTCATCCCTCGGCTCTGCCAGAAGAACAGTCAGCTCGGCTGATGTAG
- a CDS encoding ferredoxin--nitrite reductase translates to MVDAAQRTTGKLNKFEKFKAEKDGLAVKSELAEFAQLGWESVDETDLTHRLKWLGIFFRPVTPGKFMLRLRMPNGILSGQKMKVLAEIVQRYGEDGSADVTTRQNLQLRGIRLEDIPDIFERFEAVGLSSIQSGMDNVRNITGSPVAGIDADELIDTRGLVKKLQDMITDRGEGNPEFTNLPRKFNIAVEGGRDNAVHAEINDIAFVPAYREGKLGFNVLVGGFFSARRCEAAVPLNAWVEPNDDVVALSRAILEVYRDNGLRVNRQKARLMWLIDEWGMDTFRAEVEKAYGKPLLSAAAEDEIDWDKRDHVGVYPQQQPGLSYVGFHVPVGRLTAQDMFDFARIADVYGDGEIRLTVEQNIIIPYIPDTRLDLLMAEPLLQKFSTSPTPLVRSLVSCTGAQFCNFALVETKQRALAIARQLDATLHLPQPVRIHWTGCPNSCGQPQVADIGLMGTKVRKDGKPAEGVDIYMGGKVGKDAQLGTCVQKGVPCDELPAVLTGLLTEHFGAQPASQGDPEHNGHLQMTVDE, encoded by the coding sequence GTGGTTGATGCAGCTCAAAGAACAACTGGAAAACTGAACAAGTTTGAAAAGTTCAAAGCTGAAAAAGACGGTTTGGCCGTAAAGTCTGAGTTGGCAGAATTTGCTCAGCTGGGCTGGGAATCAGTTGACGAAACTGATTTGACTCATCGGCTCAAGTGGTTGGGTATTTTCTTCCGCCCGGTGACGCCCGGTAAGTTCATGCTGCGGTTACGGATGCCCAACGGCATCCTGTCAGGTCAAAAAATGAAGGTGCTGGCTGAAATAGTTCAGCGCTATGGCGAAGACGGTAGCGCTGATGTCACCACCCGTCAAAACCTGCAACTGCGCGGCATCCGGTTAGAAGACATTCCCGACATTTTTGAGCGGTTTGAGGCGGTGGGGCTCTCCTCGATTCAGTCGGGCATGGATAACGTGCGCAACATCACGGGGTCTCCGGTGGCTGGCATTGACGCCGACGAGCTGATCGACACCCGGGGCTTAGTGAAAAAGCTACAGGACATGATCACCGATCGCGGTGAGGGCAATCCTGAATTCACCAACCTGCCGCGCAAGTTCAACATTGCGGTCGAAGGGGGGCGTGACAATGCCGTCCATGCTGAGATTAATGACATTGCCTTCGTCCCGGCTTATCGTGAGGGCAAACTGGGCTTCAACGTTTTGGTCGGGGGCTTCTTTTCGGCCCGTCGTTGTGAGGCCGCTGTGCCGCTGAATGCTTGGGTCGAGCCCAACGATGATGTCGTGGCATTGTCCCGCGCCATTCTGGAGGTGTATCGCGACAACGGCCTGCGGGTCAATCGTCAAAAGGCCCGCCTCATGTGGCTGATTGATGAATGGGGCATGGACACCTTCCGGGCCGAAGTGGAAAAAGCCTACGGCAAGCCTTTGCTCAGCGCCGCTGCTGAAGATGAGATCGATTGGGACAAGCGCGACCACGTGGGGGTTTATCCACAGCAGCAGCCAGGGTTGAGCTATGTCGGCTTTCATGTGCCCGTGGGTCGCCTGACCGCTCAGGATATGTTTGATTTTGCCCGCATTGCCGATGTGTATGGCGATGGCGAAATTCGTCTGACCGTCGAACAAAACATCATCATCCCTTACATTCCTGATACGCGGCTGGACCTGTTGATGGCTGAGCCGCTGCTGCAAAAGTTTTCGACCTCGCCGACGCCGTTGGTGCGATCGCTCGTTTCCTGTACAGGAGCCCAATTCTGCAACTTTGCCCTGGTGGAAACGAAGCAGCGCGCCCTGGCGATCGCTCGCCAACTCGATGCCACCCTGCACTTGCCGCAGCCGGTGCGCATTCACTGGACGGGGTGCCCCAACTCCTGTGGTCAGCCGCAAGTGGCAGACATTGGCCTCATGGGCACCAAGGTGCGCAAAGATGGCAAGCCCGCCGAGGGCGTCGATATCTACATGGGTGGCAAAGTCGGCAAAGATGCTCAACTCGGCACCTGTGTGCAAAAGGGCGTGCCCTGTGACGAATTACCCGCCGTGCTCACTGGCTTGTTGACCGAGCACTTTGGGGCACAGCCTGCGAGTCAGGGAGATCCGGAGCACAACGGTCACTTGCAGATGACCGTTGATGAATAA
- a CDS encoding HEAT repeat domain-containing protein yields MFVEITAADMCSDALAEQLEQALAQFLEGDFREKWETSKQLVELGPAAIAYLVPLLQDEASDWEVRWFAARTLGQFEHPDALQALIDLLQQQPDPDVLTMAAEGLSHFGDAGIKALIELLEQPEYRLIAVQVLASIQHSSVFVPLLTAAEDADPAIRAKAIAALGNFHHEEVDKLLIGTVRDPSMIVRREAIAALGVRHHLLTQVNLVDLLLPGLWDVRPEINQATAIALGKLGTETAVAALARVLSSPHTPDNLQADIISALGWIERASALRALIAALRQLSGSLQVQVVETLTRLQTPQLQQRAGDALCDWLKTYLLLPTADNQLIATIALALGTLHYQPAMLVLTDLQTHDDPKVQLYATAALRYFADEAGPG; encoded by the coding sequence ATGTTTGTTGAAATTACTGCTGCCGATATGTGCTCAGATGCGCTCGCCGAGCAACTTGAACAAGCTTTAGCGCAGTTTCTGGAAGGCGACTTTCGAGAGAAATGGGAAACGAGCAAACAACTTGTTGAACTGGGGCCAGCGGCGATCGCTTATCTGGTGCCGCTCCTGCAGGACGAGGCGTCCGACTGGGAAGTCCGCTGGTTTGCCGCGCGCACGCTGGGGCAGTTTGAACATCCCGACGCCTTGCAAGCCCTGATCGATTTGCTGCAACAGCAACCCGACCCCGATGTGTTGACAATGGCCGCCGAGGGGTTAAGTCACTTTGGCGACGCCGGGATTAAAGCCCTGATCGAGCTTTTAGAGCAGCCGGAATACCGCCTGATTGCCGTACAAGTGCTAGCCAGCATCCAGCATTCATCGGTGTTTGTGCCCCTTTTGACCGCCGCCGAAGATGCCGATCCAGCCATCCGAGCCAAGGCGATCGCAGCGTTAGGCAACTTTCACCATGAAGAGGTCGACAAGCTCTTAATCGGCACGGTAAGAGACCCCAGCATGATTGTGCGGCGAGAAGCGATCGCAGCCCTGGGGGTGCGTCATCATCTATTGACCCAGGTCAACCTCGTTGATCTACTATTGCCCGGATTGTGGGATGTGCGACCGGAGATCAACCAGGCCACCGCGATAGCCCTGGGCAAGCTGGGTACCGAAACAGCGGTGGCCGCCTTGGCACGGGTCTTGTCATCGCCCCACACCCCAGACAACTTGCAAGCTGACATCATCAGCGCCCTGGGGTGGATTGAACGCGCATCGGCCCTGCGCGCGCTGATCGCAGCGTTGCGCCAGCTCTCCGGGTCTTTGCAAGTTCAGGTGGTGGAGACCCTGACCCGGCTGCAAACCCCCCAATTGCAACAGCGCGCTGGGGATGCCCTGTGCGATTGGCTCAAAACCTATTTATTGCTGCCGACGGCAGACAATCAACTGATTGCCACGATCGCCCTAGCCTTAGGGACTTTGCACTATCAGCCGGCCATGCTGGTGCTAACGGATTTGCAGACGCACGACGATCCCAAAGTTCAGCTCTATGCCACCGCCGCCCTCCGCTATTTTGCTGATGAGGCTGGGCCAGGCTGA